The nucleotide window CGGATTCGCACGATTGTCTGACGGGATGAGACGTTCCGGCAATTTTATAATGGTAGAATACGTTGTAAAACCACATGGCACTGGAGGGGAACGGACGGGGGGAAACCGTTCTTCACGCCGACGTCGACTCGCTGGCTCACGCGACGGGCACAGCGGAAGGGCGTCACGTGGGGATACTCTCCGACTACTCCGTCCAAGAGTGGCAGCGTCGTATCGACAGCACACCGTCACCCGCCGACGACCGGCACTTCCTCAAGCTCGGCGGGAAGCTCCGGAGTGCGACCGCGACCGCGGGCGGCATCCAGACTCGCCCGATGGGTCCGAACCTGGACGTCACCGTCGTCGAAGAGGCGACGACGGACGACCTCGAGGACGCACTCGACACGGCACTCGGCGACGCCGACGGGGGCGTCCTCGCGGTCGAGGACCCGTCGTTCCTGTTCACGCAGGAGACGGACGCCGGCGAACGGCTCGACGAGTTCATCGAGCTGGCGACGGAACGGTGTGACACGGTCCACGCCAGAGTACCCAACGAGCCACGGGCGATCACGACGCTGGCCCGCCGGTTCGAGTTCGCGGACGACCGCTGTCGTCGGTGGATCGCGGAGACCGGCGTCACCCAACTCCGCGAGGACGACCCGACGAACTTCGGCTACCTCCGCAGCAACTGGCGGGAGGCCCGCCGCGGACTGGAGACCGTCGACATGGCGTACCCACAGTCCAAACAGATCCACGAGGCCATTCCCGACCCCGAGACGACCCCCCGGACGCTGGGAGCCGCGCTCCAGGCGTTCGTCGAACTGGGCGCGCTCGGCGTCTGGGGCGACACGGTCGCGGCGAACCGCTACGACATGACCGGCTACGACCCGGAGATGATCTCGGCCATCGGCCGCGCGGTCGAACAGCTCCACGACGAGTAGCCCGGTTACTCCGTCTTCGGCCGCGACAGTGACTCCGCAGTCACCTCACCGTCCGGCCGCATCGTCACCGTCCCCAGTCCGACAGTGTCGCCCGTCTCCGCGAGGGACGCGACCGCCGCCAGCGTCGCTTCCCGGTCCAACTGCTCCCAGGTGTACGACTCGATCTGTCGTTGGAACGTCTCCGGGTCCGTCCACCCGGCGTCGATCTCCGAGGGGACGTGGACGACGAGCCGGAACTCTGCGTCCGTCACCCGGATGCCGACGCCGAACGTGTCGCCGTCGGCCGCCGTGTCGTCTGTCACGCAGTGTAGTTTCCCCCCCGCAGAGAAAGGCCCGTCGCTCACTCCTCTGCGTCGACGAACGTCTGGTACTTCAGGTCGTCCTCGCGGATCTCCTCGACGATCCGGTCGGTCAGGAGCTCGCAGGGGTTGTGGAGCCCGGACACCCGTTCTTCGATGTCGTCGAACGACTCGAACGGCCCGCGCTTTCGCTCGTCCAACACGTTGTTGCGGAGCTTCTTCCCGATCCCGGGCAGGAGATTGAGCTGGTGGAGCCGCAGCGTGATCGGCTGTGCGTCGTTGTAGAAGTCGACGAACCGGCGTTCGTCCCGTTCGACGATCTCCTCGACGGCGTACTCCAGCTCCTGACGAGCGCCGCGAGTGAGGTCGTCGAACTCGATGGTCCGCGACCGGGCGACCGCGGTCTGTTCTTCGGCCGGCTCCACGACGAGTCGGTCGCCGATGCCGACGCGGTCGTCCGTGTCCAGCGTGAGTTCGTACAGCCGGAAGTCGGCCTCTCCCAGCGCGTGTGCCAGCGGCGACTTCTGGTACTGCGGCCGGTCGTCGTCCGGGTGGCCGTGTGCGAGGTAGTCCAGGACGACCGTGTGACTCGCAGTCTCTCCGTCGGGCGGCTCACTGTCGCCGGTCGACTCGTCTGTCATACGGTGGCGTTGTGTGCCCGGCCTCTTAAACGCCGACCTCGGCTCCCGGCGGTGACGCCGCTCGCGTTGAGGTCGGAAGACGGCAGAGTCAGGGGTGTTACAACCGCGCGAACGTCGTCAGCGAGGGCGTTACAGCCGTGCGAACGCCGTCGCGAGGGCGAAGCCGGCGACGACGCCGACCGCGGCGGCGGGGTACGCGATCGCCAACAAGACGGCGACCGGGAGGGCTGCCGCGACTGCGGTGGCGGTCAGTGTCGGCTCGGTGTGGTGCGGCTCGTGTGTCGGGGTTAGTGACTGGTACATCGTGTGGTGTGTGGGGGACAGTCGGAACGCGGTACAGGAGTCGACGGACAGACAGGAGGGCGAACGCAGTCGAACGGTTACGGCGCCGTGACGACGCGGCCGTCGATCCACGTCGTGGCGACGCCGGGCCGAGTCGGCCCGTCGCAGTCGCCGCGCGAACACAGAACTTCGGTGTTGCAGATCATGTCGTCACCTCCACTCTCTCGTAGGGGCGCCGACTACTTCAGTCTCTCGCGCACACGGTACCAACCCACACGGGACCGAGACACACTCTACCGAGAGAGAGGCTCACACGGAAGACTGGGCGACGCCGGTACAAAACCAGTGTGGAACGATACAGAAAACTAATCCGACCCTCTCGGTGTCGTCGCGGCCGTCACTCCACGTAGGTGAACCACTCCTCGTGGTCGTCCGTCTCCCGGTCCACGAGCTCGAAGAACGCCGTCTGGAGCTCCTCCGTCACCGGGCCGCGGCCGCCGTTCCCGATCTCGACGTTGTCCACCTGGCGGATCGGCGTCACCTCGGCCGCGGAGCCGGTGAAGAACAGCTCGTCGGCGGTGTGGAGCTCACCCCGCGAGATCGACACGTCGTCGTGGACCTCGTAGCCGCGCTCCTCGGCGAGCGTGATCAGGGTGTCGCGCGTGATCCCGCCCAGGATCGACTCCGACAGCCCGGGGGTGTACAGCTCCCCGTCGC belongs to Halobaculum sp. MBLA0143 and includes:
- a CDS encoding DUF655 domain-containing protein; translated protein: MTDESTGDSEPPDGETASHTVVLDYLAHGHPDDDRPQYQKSPLAHALGEADFRLYELTLDTDDRVGIGDRLVVEPAEEQTAVARSRTIEFDDLTRGARQELEYAVEEIVERDERRFVDFYNDAQPITLRLHQLNLLPGIGKKLRNNVLDERKRGPFESFDDIEERVSGLHNPCELLTDRIVEEIREDDLKYQTFVDAEE